In Pollutimonas sp. M17, a single genomic region encodes these proteins:
- the gloB gene encoding hydroxyacylglutathione hydrolase, with amino-acid sequence MTMANTQLIPLPAFTDNYIWMLCKNGRAVVVDPGQSAPVEQALEQHGLTLDSILLTHHHHDHVGGVLALQQRTGAVVYGPASETLPACDHRLREGDTVQLPAVDLQLTVFDIPGHTAGHIAYYGQLDTGIPLVFCGDTLFAGGCGRLFEGTPVQMVNSLGKLGALPPSTLVCCAHEYTLANLRWALHVEPDNAVLRQRWEAATRLRSLGQPTLPSTIQAELDSNPFLRASQASVAKAASAYAGSQLKSEVDVFTGLREWKNNFK; translated from the coding sequence ATGACTATGGCAAATACCCAGTTGATCCCGCTGCCCGCCTTTACCGACAACTATATCTGGATGCTATGCAAGAACGGCCGGGCCGTTGTGGTGGATCCAGGCCAATCGGCCCCCGTAGAGCAGGCGCTGGAACAGCACGGGCTGACGCTGGATTCCATTTTACTTACCCACCATCACCACGACCACGTGGGCGGCGTGCTGGCATTACAACAGCGAACAGGGGCTGTCGTCTATGGCCCCGCGTCCGAAACCCTGCCGGCCTGCGATCATCGGCTGCGCGAAGGAGATACGGTACAATTGCCCGCCGTCGACCTGCAGCTCACTGTATTCGATATTCCGGGCCATACCGCCGGCCATATCGCCTACTACGGCCAGCTCGATACGGGAATACCCTTGGTTTTTTGCGGCGACACCCTGTTTGCAGGAGGTTGCGGACGCCTGTTCGAGGGTACCCCCGTCCAGATGGTGAATTCTCTGGGTAAACTAGGCGCTTTGCCGCCTAGTACGTTAGTATGTTGCGCCCACGAATATACCCTGGCAAATTTACGTTGGGCGTTGCATGTCGAGCCCGACAACGCCGTTTTGCGGCAGCGATGGGAAGCCGCCACGCGGCTTCGATCGCTTGGACAGCCGACGTTGCCGTCCACGATACAGGCGGAACTGGACAGCAACCCTTTTCTGCGCGCTTCGCAGGCCTCGGTGGCCAAGGCGGCCAGCGCTTATGCAGGAAGCCAGCTGAAATCAGAAGTGGACGTATTTACCGGCTTACGCGAATGGAAGAACAACTTCAAATGA
- the rnhA gene encoding ribonuclease HI, translated as MALNSSQVEIWTDGACKGNPGMGGWGALLRQGRHEKALCGGEPHTTNNRMELMAVIQALKALKRRCDVVVHTDSQYVQKGMNEWLANWKRRGWMTADKKPVKNADLWQELDALVQEHVLTWKWVRGHAGDPGNERADQLANLGVERARADLANKSM; from the coding sequence ATGGCACTAAATAGCAGTCAAGTTGAAATCTGGACCGACGGCGCCTGCAAGGGCAATCCCGGAATGGGAGGCTGGGGCGCGCTGCTGCGCCAGGGCCGCCATGAAAAGGCCTTGTGCGGCGGGGAGCCCCACACCACCAACAACCGCATGGAGCTGATGGCCGTGATCCAGGCGCTCAAGGCCCTGAAGCGCCGCTGCGACGTGGTCGTGCACACCGATTCCCAATATGTGCAGAAGGGCATGAACGAATGGCTGGCAAACTGGAAGCGCCGGGGCTGGATGACCGCCGACAAGAAACCGGTCAAGAATGCCGACCTGTGGCAAGAGCTGGACGCCCTGGTGCAGGAGCATGTCCTGACCTGGAAATGGGTGCGCGGCCACGCCGGCGACCCCGGCAACGAAAGGGCCGATCAATTGGCCAATCTGGGGGTGGAGCGGGCACGCGCGGACTTGGCGAATAAAAGCATGTAA
- a CDS encoding class I SAM-dependent methyltransferase: MEQPLILELAEWLDTPPGRYVQAWEQKQIDAMVGNVFGYHAIQIGLPHWDLLRANRIPYKGRTRVLFDTDAHAGEVVVADPENLPFDTQSIDLLVLPHVLETSARPHQILREAERVLMPEGRVVISGFNPWSLWGASDRIPGLDPLLPVPAHLQVSLPRLKDWFKLLSFELDRGRFGCYAPPCTSQAWLDRWAFMDAAGDRWWPVCGAVYVVSAVKRVTAMTLVEPKWKKARKRVQRQAVVTGRHSDSVL, translated from the coding sequence GTGGAACAACCTCTTATATTAGAGCTTGCAGAGTGGCTTGACACCCCGCCGGGGCGGTATGTGCAAGCTTGGGAACAGAAGCAGATCGATGCCATGGTCGGCAATGTATTCGGCTATCATGCCATACAAATCGGCCTGCCGCATTGGGACCTGCTGCGTGCCAACCGCATACCCTACAAGGGCAGGACACGGGTGCTTTTCGACACGGACGCCCATGCCGGCGAGGTGGTCGTGGCCGACCCGGAGAACCTGCCGTTCGATACGCAAAGCATCGATTTGCTGGTGCTGCCCCATGTGCTGGAAACCTCGGCAAGGCCGCACCAGATACTGCGCGAGGCCGAGCGGGTGCTGATGCCCGAGGGCCGCGTCGTGATTTCCGGGTTCAATCCCTGGAGCCTGTGGGGCGCCAGCGACCGCATTCCCGGACTGGACCCCTTGCTGCCGGTTCCGGCGCATCTGCAGGTGTCGCTGCCGCGCCTGAAGGACTGGTTCAAGCTGTTGTCCTTCGAGCTGGACAGGGGGCGTTTCGGCTGCTACGCCCCGCCATGCACCAGCCAGGCCTGGCTGGATCGCTGGGCCTTCATGGACGCGGCGGGCGACCGGTGGTGGCCGGTATGCGGCGCAGTCTATGTCGTGTCGGCCGTCAAGCGCGTTACGGCCATGACGCTGGTGGAGCCGAAATGGAAGAAGGCCAGGAAGCGCGTCCAGCGGCAGGCGGTCGTCACGGGGCGCCATTCCGATTCCGTGCTGTAG